The DNA window TTGTGTAGCAACAAATATTTGATAGAGATACAGATTGTTCTTCTGTGGATTTTCTATGTATAGGCTTTGGAATTAAAAAGTGAGATGGGTAGGCCAGGGTATAGgtggaataaataaaaaatatccaaTTTAATGATATTCAAATTGTTATGAATAAAAATTCAGTTCAAAAGGCAAGATTCTTAATCTTTGATCTGTCAAAGCTGAAAAGCTATTGCTGCAACCTAACTTTAAAAGAAGATTTGGGATGttacatacaaatttattttttatagtttttgcatTGGTAGAGGGGGAGCTAGTATGGAAATCTATAAAACCAAATTGATAGCTAGTTTTACAGACCCATAgtcgcacacatacacacacatacacatacacacacattactATCTACACAAATCAAAATTGACCACTTTCAAAGCAAAGACAAAATCAGGTTAGAGACAATGTAATATTGATGcaactttttccttctttttttagtcttttttttttcttttttattgaaacgaggtctctctatgttgcctcacaagtagctgggattacaggcaaacaccactgtgcctggcaatattaatgtattttgatCCCCATGAAGGTTTCTAAAGGTTTGGAAGAGACAATGAATTACCTGAACATAGGtgatttgttttccatttcaaaaatCACACAATTTTGCAGGGTGATAACCAGTCAAAAGGAAAACACAGCCTGCCCCCCACTGCCAAATCAAGGATAATCCAGGCAGGATAAATTAGAGCACGGTCCTGGGTCACTCAGAAGTAACATTCAGAGAATTAATAACTGGCATTTAGAACTATACGAAAGcagaacataaacaaatgaggATTGTCTTTCCTAAGAGAAATAACGAAAGATAAAATTTATAGCAAAAGGAATTGAGCCATTGTGGTATTGCTATAGCTAGTGATTTCAGGCTTTCTTTGCTGGAAAATAATTTCGTTTGTGATTAGACTAATTTCTGCTGAGTTTAAGGTTAGTGGGATCTGTGTTAATTTTAATGTCTGAGCAATTGcattcattttttgattttttttcttgaagctAATGCTGTGTAGTTGTTGATCTGAGCACTCTGTCTTTCTACATCAATCATATCCCTTCTGACGAACCCACTTATCTGAAATATGCTGGGACGGACACTCAGGTACAAGGGCAACTCTGGTCAGAACAACTCTCTGAGCCAAAAGCAAAgctcataaacaaataaaatacaaataactttaCTATGTAATACAGTAAAAGATGGAACGAAGAGGCCCTAAACTGTGGGCAATGGTTATCTTTGGAGGTTGGGTTTATAGGGGACTTTTACTTTCTCCatcatttatttctgtaatatttatttgataatattaaggaatttccaatttttaaaatgcaaaaatgtcaTTGTGGTTATGTTTAAAAGTTCTCACAGGATATTCTTACTGACATATTCATGGGCTAAGCACTATGATGTCTGGGACTTGCTTCTAAATCATACAGTGGGAGAGGAGGTGGGTAGAAATACGGAAAATAAGATTAGACATGAATCGGTACGTAATGAGTCCACATGAATTCATATGATTGTGTCTACTTTTGTTTGAAAGATTTGtgataaaagattaataaaaatggtAGGAGATAAACTTGGCAAAGTAGACTGGGGACTAAATGTAAAGAACCGTGAGTATAAGGAAGGTTTATTCTCTAGTTCAGTGCTCTCCAGATTTCAGTGAATGCGACCCTACCTGCGACAATATTGTTACATGCATGCACCAGGCAtatgcttattcattcatttatttatttatttatttaaaattatatacatgtaccATTGTACTATTATGCCattataaaacatacacaaacataaaaaAGCTAGATAAAAATAAGCACAAGTATTGTTCTAATATGTTCTTCCTACACTCTATGGACCTGGACCCCAGTTAGGAGCCCCATGCTTTGTGAATGTGGGGGCCCCTTGAAGTTTTCTGAATAGCAAAGAGTTTATTTATAAGAAACAGAAACTTACTGGCGCAGTTATGGGAGGTTGATTAGAAGGACCCAGAGCTACTTCCCTGAGGCTTCTCAAAGAACTTGAATGGACTGGGAAGTTGTTCTAACTAGATATGTGACTTGAACAAGGATGGTCACTTCCTTGTACCCTTCTTTTACATATATGCAATACACATAATGTGTTCTGCACACAGTCAGGATACAATAtgcatataaaacaaacaaacattcccCCACatattatcttgggcagtatatTTAACACAACGattatgatgataataatagctaacattaatTGAATACTTACTCTCTGCCAGGTATTGTGGTAAGAACTTTACATACACATTTTTACTCAAAAATCATGACAACCCTATGGAAATCGATCTTAtaattgactttattttattatgaggaaattgagactagAAAAAGTAGCTTTCCCAACACGAAAGGGCTAGAAAATGGCAGAgtcaaaatttaaataagatgTTTCTGACCCCAAACCCCATATCCGTAACAACTCATCCATATTGCCTCCAGAGAGAATAGCATCCAAACCAGCAgattgttgtgatgattaaatgagataatatagtTAATATGCTTAGCACACTGTCTGACATAGGGCACACATCCTATTAATAGGTTAGGATTTTAGTACACAGAATGATATTTACTAAGATTTTCCACAGTAAACACCACTAATATCTCTCAATATCAAAAcatcaatatttataattataattgtaatgaaataatgttttattatttagttaaacattatttataataacacaCGCCTAAACTCCTTTCCTTCGCTGCCATCCATAACCACGTGTGGCTTTTGTTGTTGAGTCCCTGTGGAATGGCTGACTAGAGAGAGATTGCAATTGTGGACCGTGTTATGCCTCCTTCTCAGTAGGCtacaaaagtagaaatatttgCACCTGGTGTACTCCCGTCGTATTCTCAAGGAGCCACCTGTCTAAGTAGGAGTGCATGTAACTTGAGCACTGAATGACccaggaaatatatatatacatatcgaTTTTATTTTATGACTGCAGGGTACTTTTAGAGACGTGACAGTCCTGGAAAGTTCTTGGCATTCCATTGGTTTCACTTGAACTGGTCaaatataccacttccatttctttctttctttttttttttttctcagatttcatatttttatcagCCAATCCAgattaagtatttatttaataaatacttaactATTTACTTATGGTTCCCATGGTTACAGTAGCCATTTCTCCCCGATTTTCTGGAACATCGAAGATTTGAGATTTTGTCCCAGTACTACACTGTAATTCCAAATTTGATTGGCAGCCTTAGCCTCTGTAGAGGCGGTGATGCATGAAGCCCTATGCTGAGAGCTGTAATCTGAGATGAGACTTACAGGTGCTGGTGTGTGGTCTGGTCTACATTACTGAATCagtatttaattttgatgatcattaaatattcctttttgtaagtttgcaaatactttacTAAATGTCCCATCATTCTAAAGGGAATTTTAAGTTTCATAGTTGAGTTGGGGTGAGGGGAAGATAATGTCTTTGGTTTGTAGATTTTTGACATTTAGTCAAAGCAGATCTTTCCATCAAATAATTAATTTTGGCATTATTAATTCCATACATTTTATGTAATGAGATATTCTATAACGCTAGGTATTACCTAGGAAACTGCCCATCATCCCCTCTGTTCTTCTCCCTGGGAAGTTTTTTAAATGCTAGAAACACTGTGAAGAGCATTTGTGCTGACACAGTAGAATCCACCCCCACCAATTTGTAGCCCAAATAGCAAAAACCCAAATTAAATATGTGGGATTCTTGGAAGAAAGCATCCAGTAACCAAATACTATGagcaaaaaattaatttattacagATATAGTCTCTAGTAATTCATAATAGCTTCttgaattttaaatgtctttttgcTATTTCCAATgcttaaaaatcataattttaaaacataagtactgttttatatacattgtaatttcttttcttttctctctcttttttttgttttgtgttttacttcTAAATATGAATGATATGATCTCCAAGTATCTACTTGGAAAGAAAGGGGATAGGATTCATTGTTTTGCTCTAACATGgtagaatttaaaatttcacatCATATACCTGGAGTTTTAACTATATGAAAAATAGCCAAATGTCATCACTTTCTTGGATATTTCTTttacgtgtatatatatgtataatataaacaGAATACATCTGATTAGTACATTTCAACATTTCATCAATGTGACTTTTATCtcctattttatataaaataacaaaatatacagagagaagaaaggagacatCTGTTCATCATACacacaaagtaaataaaagttCATGTATGGCTTTGTAAAGGTAGATTATGACGTGACttccatatttatttgtttaaaagccTCTTGAGAGAACGTGTCAGTGTGCTTACGAGAGCGGCCATGGTGGTTGAGTGTCGCGCCGAGAATCCAACATTAGGGTCCCCAGGGTTCTTTCCAGTGGCTGCTTCGGCAGCTTTCAGTAGACAAATGTAATTTATGACCACTTCATCGATCTTCCCTACAATTTCCTGCCGCTGTGTTTCTGAGTTCACGACTTTAACTAATCGCATGCAAGCTTCTGTTAGGCAACAGAGTACTTGAAAGCTGGAAGTCATAGCTAGGAGCATCTCCTCCGGGCTTTTCTCAGCCATCGCCATTTTCCTACAGGCACTTCCCAACTGTCTGGACTCAATGGATAACAGTTGCTTGTACTGAGAAAGTGTAAGGTCGTATGCTTCAGGGCGTgactcctctctcttctcctttgttGCCCTGACGAGACAGAGCAGCTCATTGGCATCATTTTGGGCTGCAAGGAACCCATCAGGCATTGCATATGTGCTCTCCTTTAGGGCATTTATTCTTGCAATCCGGGCATCAAAAGCTAGGTTGCTGAAGTCCAAGTCATCTGGGCCTCGCAGGTCTTCTGCCCAGACCTTCAGCACTGACCCTCTGGATAGCTCCCCTCCTTGCTTCTGAATCGCCACAGCCAGACATGGGCTGCTTGGTTCTGGCGTGGCTTGAGTCATCTGTGGTCTATAGAGGCAAGCGACCTGGACAGtggcctctcccctctcctcctcttcctcaccatCTTCATCCTGCCCTCGGTTCAGGAAGCAATAGCTGAAGGGTCCCCGGCATCTCCAATTGCTGCCCTCCAGCTTCCGCAAGGGTAATGTCCTATACAGCTTTGAGTCTTTATGAGCCACTGGGGACCTTTTGTGAAACCTCCCCTCAGAGCTCAAGTGCATCGAGCTTTGGGAAAAACTTTTGGTGAGCTTCCTCCCCAGGGGGAGTTCTGCTCGCCTTTCAGAACTGGCCTCCTGTGCTTCTGTGATGCCTGGACACTTTAAGCTGACTGCACCCTTGGTTCTTTCTCGGAAGGTCTCCAAATCGACAGATCCGGAGAGGACACTGCTGCTATGTCTCAGAGCCTTCTGGCTGGGGGGTGTCCTGAGGCTTCCCCCTCTCAGATCCGGTGGCCGCCAGCTCACAGCCTCTCCGTATGCCTGATTTGCTTGGGAGAAATCATTAGGGTCTTGATTTGGAATTGGCACCTTTGATTCCGAGTGAATGTTTGATGGTAGCAGGATGGGATCAGCTTCAGGATGTTGAGACCAAGCTGAAGGCATGCCTCCTCGTCTCTTCTTCCCAGGCTCTGTCAAAGCTACACTAGGGGTagtagaaaaacagagagaatcaTTAAGCATCTCTTGGGAGGCCATTTTTACTACATCTCTACATGATGTCTGTCATTTCTCAAGGATGTAGTCTGGAAGGGCTGCTGTATGCTAAGGTCACCCTGCTTTCCAAAGGCTGCGTCTTGATATCTCATaacaaatttccattttaatgaatATCAAGAAAATACTGGAATCTGTTATTTCTGGTACTGCTGATTCATTTGAAATTGTCTGGAAATCCCAAACATTTTCAGGGATTTCATGAATTGCCTTGCTACCAATATCTACCCATCAAAGCTTAGACACAGAAAACAACTATGTACAGATTATTCAAATATATTGAAGATATTAAGTTTCCTTTCAAGGGGATTAAGTTAAACCTGgcatcagtttctttctttcttttcttttcctttctttctttcctttctttcttttaaagaagtGCCTAATTTAattaatgcaaattaaataaGCGAATCTTTTTAAGAGGACAGCATGAGGTTTGCCTGGTACAAAGTCTGAAGTTGAGACCTTGGGCCAGTTGctcaacattttttttgtttgtttaagaaaaGCTGTCATGTGAAGCAAATAATCCCCATCTCACAGAATATTTGTGAGAAGCAAGAGGCAACACAGGTGAAAGTTCTTTATAAATCATGAAGGATTAAACAGTGTGACTTAGTTAGTTTAGAGGTAAATATGCAGTTGGGTGATGAGTTAGGTAATATTCACAGATAACTTTTCCAAGGCAGGTAAAGCCAGTGGTGGGTTTTGAGAAAgtagaaaatcttgaaagaacaGGAATAGAAAATGACCAATATAAGATCTCACTGACTTCTATTGACCTGTATGAAAAAGACACTATTGATGACATAATTCGAAACATGAAAATATGACAGAGTATCTGCTTTTGCCATATAATGACCAGCCAAGTGGATCAGTGAGGGGAATGCATACCATTGAGTGGTGGAGTAGTGAAGGTGGGATACAGAAGGTGGATGTGTTCTTGTTTCTATGTGTGTTTACACTTCattattttggggaaaataaagcAGCTCATCAGGCATAACCTCAAAATCTTCCTGACACTGGGGTATGCCAGACACTTCAGAACATCTATACAGGGCAGTCTTACAGAGTAGGGAGGAATCAGTAAGATTGCTGAAAGGCAAATAATCTCTCCAGAGCCCTCCAATCTCCCTGATACCCTGCTCTTATTCTTCCTTGTCCCTCAATAATGAAATGGCAGAATTAGAAATCAGATGTCTTGGGAAGAAAATCAAACTGTTATGTGACTCTAAGCAATACTATCCTATAACTAAAAGTCACACTGGGCATTGCTAAACATCTGCATTTAGAATTTAGGAAAAACATATTGCCCCATCAAATTCTGAAAGCAAACACAGAGCAAGATTATAAAGAGCAAATGCCATTTTCACCTTTGTAATCTttagtatttataaaatactaGGGGATGAATGATTGGTACTTTACTGTTCTGTGGCCTTTTAAATTCTACCTTTTACTTTTCTTCCAGACTTTACGTTTGTAAGTTTGTTGTAAATATGGTTTACATGCTCCTGGCATGTCATACAAAGTGCTAAATCCATCATTGCTGTACCTGTGGTTTCCTTAATCTTGGGGAGCCGATGGCATCCATCTCTCAATGTGCCAAACAGGGGTTCGGTGTTAATGGCTGTGTGCAGAGCAGGCACTGTCATTCGTGGACACATCCCTTCTGTCTGTGGGTGCAGTTCCTTAAAGGTGGCTCCGTGGTTGGCAAGCCCAGGGGCTCTCTCCTCTGAAGGAATGTAATTCACGCCTTTCCCAGAAGCGTCAGGAATCAAGTGCTTCCCTAGGGAGGGGCAGAGCGGCGACTCCACGGGTGTGGCACAGGCACTGCCGCTGCTGCCCGTACCACAGCCTGCATCCACTGAAGAGCCTTGGGAGCTCTGCAGAGAAAAATGGCCCTCGCTTTGCAGCGATGACATCCGCTTGGCCAAGTGGTAGTCACAAAGGCGGGCCACACTCTCATCAGCCTCAGGAAGCTTGGAAGGATGGTCGCAGGTGGACGAGTCAGCGTCCTCTGGGTTATCTAAGTCTTTGGCTGAAGATGCACAGGTCACGTCAGTTAAGAAGTGGTCCCCTTGACCAAGTCCTGAGCCATCACTGGTTTCTCCATCAGGagctccttcttccttcccttcggCCTCCCTTGCCCCAAGACCAGAAGCTCTTGGAAAGGTTTTCCCCGTTGCTGCTTCTAATCCACTTTTTTCAGCCATCCCGCCTTCAGTGGCCACATACCATCTTTGGCTGTCCTTGCGAAAGGCAGTTCTCTCCAGGTTAAAAGTGCTCAGGTGTTGACTGTCCCGTGAAGACACAGTACCAAATTTACCACTGGCGTCCTCCTCCATCTCTGCCGTTTTGGTCCCCTGctgtttttttcctattgtgTTCCCATTAGGGGGTGCCTTCCCCTCACCATCGGCCAgcttgcttttccttttgctaGTGCAGGAGTATGCCACCGACCCCATGTGCAGTTTGCTGAAATAGTCAGTGACCGACTTAGTCTCCATGGTTTCAGGCTCCATCTCCATGTGGTCTGAGTGAAGTAACTGCTTGGAAGGCACAACTTTGGGCGGGAGGTCAGTTGCTGGCCTAGCAGCCAGGGTGTGCGAGGACTTTGGAGGCAAGCCCCCAGTGGGGGTCTTGGAGGCTGGGAACTCAGTCTGCTCTTCTGCAAGGGGGTGGTAGCCTTCGTGAGTGGCCAAGAACATGCGGGAGAGGTTTTCTGACTGTTTTTGTGCTGTGGCCAGTTCAGAACTCTCAGTCATTTCAGAAGAGTTAGTTTCATTGCCCGAGTCTGACGAAGACTCAGGACTATAAGCCCGCAAGATGGCTACACCTGCATGCCGTAAAAAACAAGAACTGATTAATGGATGCATCAGAGGCACTTGGAGACATGTAAGAAAATGGGACCCGTtattactaaaacaaaataccaagTTTTTCCCTTTTCAGTAAGGACTCTGAGTTTATTGCACAGTTTTTccagaggggggggggggggggggggagatgtgccttatgtttttaaaaaaataacaacaaaggaaatcacatacacacaaaaaaacctatGATGGCAGTTTCAGCACATTTATGAAATGGGACATTCGTGAAATGGAGAACACCACGTAACAGGACTCCAAGGGCAAATGGCTTGGaaggatggaatgatatggttatCAGTGAATGAATGTAACAATTGTGAAAGAACCTGAATTGTCACTGGTCTGCTGTTCTTCTGACACGGATAGAGTCTCTAGAGCTCCCAGCGTGGAGACAACGGCATTATCCAGTCCCTTCTCACACTTGCCTTCGGTGCTGGTGGGCACAGCGTCAATGAGGGACACGGGGATCTCATCATTTTGCAGGCTGCTGCCTTTCTCCTTGTCCTCGGGGAAGGAAGCTGCCTGGCTCTGAGAGTCCTCTTCATCTGAACTGTCTCTAAAGCCAGGTGGGGGTGCGGCAATGGCCATGTTCAAGGAACGCAACAGGAAGTCATCCTCATTGTCATCACCTTCTGGAGGGGGCAGGGATGTGAGGTCAATGATGTCATCGCTTGACCCAGACAGGTTGAGGATGGCTGGCTGGTTCATCTCTCCCACCACGAGGTCCTCCTCGCAGCTCACCTCGTCCTCATCCTCTGCGTCATCAGTGTTTTCTGCATAACAGATGTCATGCAAGAGGGGCTCCTCAATCCCCTCCGCAGCCTGGAAGCTCTTCACATCGCCTATGTTTGCATAAACAGAATTTTCCACAAACTGGATGCCCTCTGCCTCTGGAGTGAGATCCAGGCCCTTCATGTCACTGGCACTGCCGATGTAGAGATTTCTCTGCTTCTCCAGCATTTCAGGACTCTCATCTAGTAGCGTTTCATAGCCGAGGGTTGGGGGACTAATACCATCATCCAAGGTGAAGTCTCCAAAAATAAAGGACACTTTAGCTCCTCTCGGAGATTCCTGTGCTTTCTTCAGAGTTTCTGGTCCTGAGAGGGTCAACAGGGACCGCTGAGCGAGACTTCTGTAGTCTGCCTCACAGGGGGCCTCCCCGGGCTGGCTCAGCTGCTGGTTAAGTCCATCTGAACTATAGGCGTTGTCTACGTACAAGTGCCGGTGCTCTTTTGGAC is part of the Piliocolobus tephrosceles isolate RC106 chromosome Y, ASM277652v3, whole genome shotgun sequence genome and encodes:
- the FRMPD4 gene encoding FERM and PDZ domain-containing protein 4 isoform X4, giving the protein MDVFSFVKIAKLSSHRTKSSGWPPPSGPWGLNQVPPYGWEMTANRDGRDYFINHMTQAIPFDDPRLESCQIIPPAPRKVEMRRDPVLGFGFVAGSEKPVVVRSVTPGGPSEGKLIPGDQIVMINDEPVSAAPRERVIDLVRSCKESILLTVIQPYPSPKSAFISAAKKARLKSNPVKVRFSEEVIINGQVSETVKDNSLLFMPNVLKVYLENGQTKSFRFDCSTSIKDVILTLQEKLSIKGIEHFSLMLEQRTEGAGTKLLLLHEQETLTQVTQRPSSHKMRCLFRISFVPKDPIDLLRRDPVAFEYLYVQSCNDVVQERFGPELKYDIALRLAALQMYIATVTTKQTQKISLKYIEKEWGLETFLPSAVLQSMKEKNIKKALSHLVKANQNLVPPGKKLSALQAKVHYLKFLSDLRLYGGRVFKATLVQAEKRSEVTLLVGPRYGISHVINTKTNLVALLADFSHVNRIEMFSEEESLVRVELHVLDVKPITLLMESSDAMNLACLTAGYYRLLVDSRRSIFNMANKKNTATQETGTENKGKHNLLGPDWNCIPQMTTFIGEGEQEAQITYIDSKQKTVEITDSTMCPKEHRHLYVDNAYSSDGLNQQLSQPGEAPCEADYRSLAQRSLLTLSGPETLKKAQESPRGAKVSFIFGDFTLDDGISPPTLGYETLLDESPEMLEKQRNLYIGSASDMKGLDLTPEAEGIQFVENSVYANIGDVKSFQAAEGIEEPLLHDICYAENTDDAEDEDEVSCEEDLVVGEMNQPAILNLSGSSDDIIDLTSLPPPEGDDNEDDFLLRSLNMAIAAPPPGFRDSSDEEDSQSQAASFPEDKEKGSSLQNDEIPVSLIDAVPTSTEGKCEKGLDNAVVSTLGALETLSVSEEQQTSDNSGVAILRAYSPESSSDSGNETNSSEMTESSELATAQKQSENLSRMFLATHEGYHPLAEEQTEFPASKTPTGGLPPKSSHTLAARPATDLPPKVVPSKQLLHSDHMEMEPETMETKSVTDYFSKLHMGSVAYSCTSKRKSKLADGEGKAPPNGNTIGKKQQGTKTAEMEEDASGKFGTVSSRDSQHLSTFNLERTAFRKDSQRWYVATEGGMAEKSGLEAATGKTFPRASGLGAREAEGKEEGAPDGETSDGSGLGQGDHFLTDVTCASSAKDLDNPEDADSSTCDHPSKLPEADESVARLCDYHLAKRMSSLQSEGHFSLQSSQGSSVDAGCGTGSSGSACATPVESPLCPSLGKHLIPDASGKGVNYIPSEERAPGLANHGATFKELHPQTEGMCPRMTVPALHTAINTEPLFGTLRDGCHRLPKIKETTV
- the FRMPD4 gene encoding FERM and PDZ domain-containing protein 4 isoform X3, with product MSSSSLKYTGKGGLFWLPTMEEDLEGENWQTFSIPWGFSRAAEDEGEHICHHRTKSSGWPPPSGPWGLNQVPPYGWEMTANRDGRDYFINHMTQAIPFDDPRLESCQIIPPAPRKVEMRRDPVLGFGFVAGSEKPVVVRSVTPGGPSEGKLIPGDQIVMINDEPVSAAPRERVIDLVRSCKESILLTVIQPYPSPKSAFISAAKKARLKSNPVKVRFSEEVIINGQVSETVKDNSLLFMPNVLKVYLENGQTKSFRFDCSTSIKDVILTLQEKLSIKGIEHFSLMLEQRTEGAGTKLLLLHEQETLTQVTQRPSSHKMRCLFRISFVPKDPIDLLRRDPVAFEYLYVQSCNDVVQERFGPELKYDIALRLAALQMYIATVTTKQTQKISLKYIEKEWGLETFLPSAVLQSMKEKNIKKALSHLVKANQNLVPPGKKLSALQAKVHYLKFLSDLRLYGGRVFKATLVQAEKRSEVTLLVGPRYGISHVINTKTNLVALLADFSHVNRIEMFSEEESLVRVELHVLDVKPITLLMESSDAMNLACLTAGYYRLLVDSRRSIFNMANKKNTATQETGTENKGKHNLLGPDWNCIPQMTTFIGEGEQEAQITYIDSKQKTVEITDSTMCPKEHRHLYVDNAYSSDGLNQQLSQPGEAPCEADYRSLAQRSLLTLSGPETLKKAQESPRGAKVSFIFGDFTLDDGISPPTLGYETLLDESPEMLEKQRNLYIGSASDMKGLDLTPEAEGIQFVENSVYANIGDVKSFQAAEGIEEPLLHDICYAENTDDAEDEDEVSCEEDLVVGEMNQPAILNLSGSSDDIIDLTSLPPPEGDDNEDDFLLRSLNMAIAAPPPGFRDSSDEEDSQSQAASFPEDKEKGSSLQNDEIPVSLIDAVPTSTEGKCEKGLDNAVVSTLGALETLSVSEEQQTSDNSGVAILRAYSPESSSDSGNETNSSEMTESSELATAQKQSENLSRMFLATHEGYHPLAEEQTEFPASKTPTGGLPPKSSHTLAARPATDLPPKVVPSKQLLHSDHMEMEPETMETKSVTDYFSKLHMGSVAYSCTSKRKSKLADGEGKAPPNGNTIGKKQQGTKTAEMEEDASGKFGTVSSRDSQHLSTFNLERTAFRKDSQRWYVATEGGMAEKSGLEAATGKTFPRASGLGAREAEGKEEGAPDGETSDGSGLGQGDHFLTDVTCASSAKDLDNPEDADSSTCDHPSKLPEADESVARLCDYHLAKRMSSLQSEGHFSLQSSQGSSVDAGCGTGSSGSACATPVESPLCPSLGKHLIPDASGKGVNYIPSEERAPGLANHGATFKELHPQTEGMCPRMTVPALHTAINTEPLFGTLRDGCHRLPKIKETTV